A single region of the Arthrobacter sp. zg-Y20 genome encodes:
- a CDS encoding SDR family oxidoreductase yields MEKKILVTGAGRGIGAAIAAALAEAGCTVALHTGHDGEAARRVAAALPGTGHAVVVGDLSSPEECERVFAEAVGTLGGLDVLVNNAGVFRAQPVTSGSYTDWQQAWRQTLDVNLVAPANLCRLMADHLMSRPQGPDGGRLVNVGSRGAFRGEPENPAYAASKAGLHALTQSLALSLAPHGVFAAAVAPGFVDTRMGRPALEGESGVAIRAQSPFNRVAEPEEVAATVAWLATEAPVWTSGTIIDVNGASYLR; encoded by the coding sequence ATGGAAAAGAAGATTTTGGTCACCGGAGCGGGTCGGGGCATCGGCGCCGCAATCGCAGCGGCCCTCGCGGAGGCCGGCTGCACAGTTGCGCTGCATACGGGTCACGACGGCGAGGCGGCCCGCCGGGTGGCTGCCGCCCTTCCCGGGACCGGGCACGCCGTCGTCGTCGGCGATCTGTCCTCGCCGGAGGAATGCGAACGCGTTTTCGCTGAAGCAGTGGGGACCCTGGGCGGGTTGGATGTGCTGGTCAACAATGCCGGGGTGTTCCGGGCGCAGCCGGTGACGTCCGGGTCCTATACCGACTGGCAGCAGGCCTGGCGGCAAACCCTGGACGTGAACCTGGTAGCACCGGCGAACCTGTGCAGGCTGATGGCCGACCACCTGATGTCCCGTCCGCAGGGGCCCGACGGCGGCCGGCTGGTCAATGTGGGCTCGCGCGGGGCGTTCCGCGGGGAACCCGAGAATCCCGCCTATGCGGCCAGCAAGGCCGGACTGCACGCGCTCACCCAGTCCCTGGCCCTGTCCCTGGCTCCGCACGGCGTCTTCGCCGCCGCCGTCGCTCCGGGTTTTGTGGATACCCGGATGGGCCGGCCCGCTTTGGAGGGAGAGAGCGGTGTGGCGATCCGGGCGCAGAGTCCGTTCAACCGCGTGGCCGAGCCGGAGGAAGTCGCGGCCACCGTGGCGTGGCTGGCGACCGAGGCGCCGGTGTGGACCAGTGGCACCATCATCGATGTGAACGGTGCGTCCTACCTGCGGTGA